In Xiphophorus maculatus strain JP 163 A chromosome 18, X_maculatus-5.0-male, whole genome shotgun sequence, a single genomic region encodes these proteins:
- the LOC102223879 gene encoding olfactory receptor 52Z1-like codes for MVEDLRHSGTMLSGYNISYEGVFPAFLFATLNYMIILFCNLTLILTIVMNKSLHQPMHLFLVNLPINDLIGSSALFPQLLKELLTNSRRMQLSTCIAQAFFIHIYAAGTVFILSAMAYDRYIAICHPLRYNTVMTNAHIMKIITLVWSSCVVLIAVLFILLLRLRRCRSEITHSYCDNPSLLTLVCEDTTINNIYGLFISALSQIIANGTVLYTYLRILIACFRSKQSDTKAKALQTCATHLLVFLLLECLGLFTIISYRINNIPPHIRRFLGVSTLVFPPTLNPIIYGLKTKEIREKVMTLLAKFKVPRKVIKEKMKSFKRAKDIFHQ; via the exons atggtggaagacTTGAGGCACTCAGGAACCATG CTAAGTGGCTACAACATTTCTTATGAAGGCGTCTTTCCTGCTTTCCTTTTTGCTACCCTAAATTATATGATAATCCTTTTCTGCAACCTTACTTTAATTCTTACCATTGTGATGAACAAATCTCTGCATCAACCAATGCACCTGTTCCTGGTGAACCTACCTATTAATGACCTGATAGGTTCTTCAGCACTTTTTCCACAACTTCTTAAGGAGCTATTGACAAACAGCAGAAGGATGCAGCTTTCCACTTGTATTGCACAAGCTTTTTTCATCCATATCTATGCAGCAGGTACAGTGTTCATTCTTAGTGCGATGGCCTATGACAGATACATCGCCATTTGTCACCCTTTACGTTACAACACTGTTATGACAAATGCTCACATAATGAAAATAATCACCTTAGTTTGGTCTTCCTGTGTGGTTTTAATAGCTGTGCTCTTCATTCTTCTTTTACGCTTGCGCCGCTGTAGATCTGAAATTACACACTCTTACTGTGATAATCCGAGTTTGTTGACTTTGGTGTGTGAAGATACAACCATTAATAACATCTATGGTCTTTTTATAAGTGCTCTTTCACAAATAATAGCTAATGGAACGGTTTTGTATACATATCTTCGGATCCTCATTGCATGTTTTAGGTCGAAACAGTCAGACACTAAAGCAAAAGCTCTGCAGACATGTGCTAcacatttattagtttttctcttACTGGAGTGTTTGGGTCTTTTTACCATCATATCATACAGAATAAATAATATTCCGCCACACATAAGAAGATTTCTAGGAGTGTCAACATTAGTTTTCCCCCCAACATTAAACCCAATCATTTATGGACTTAAGACAAAAGAAATTCGGGAAAAAGTCATGACATT ATTAGCAAAGTTTAAAGTTCCCCGAAAAGTCATCAAAGAGAAGATGAAGAGCTTCAAGCGagcaaaagacatttttcaccaATAA
- the LOC102223619 gene encoding putative gustatory receptor clone PTE03 produces the protein MSANSSSVNFFILATLGLPPTHIYPAFIFGTLTYFIIVFCNSLVVLTIAVSKRLHRPMFLLLINLPISDILGASGFFPQLVFSILTQNRIISTSACITQAFLIHLYGAGNLLILSVMAYDRYIAICNPLKYNTIMTSNFVIRIISLIWLLDFVVITLLFALTLRFNICRTDIEDLYCNNPSFQKLSCGDNRVSNYYGIFITCMLNGGSLLIIAYTYAQILRTCVMNNNTDSRKKAFQTCGTHLVVFLVLQINSAFTIISHRFQNVSPFLRRACGVSILIFPPLLDPIIYGLKTKELKKSIITFLKRQVGPTK, from the coding sequence ATGTCTGCCAATTCATCTTCAGTGAATTTTTTTATACTGGCGACCCTGGGCTTACCTCCAACCCATATTTATCCAGCATTTATATTTGGAACACTTAcctattttattattgtattctGCAATTCACTGGTTGTATTGACAATTGCAGTGAGCAAAAGGCTACATAGACCTATGTTTCTTCTGCTTATTAATCTGCCCATTAGTGACATTCTCGGCGCATCAGGTTTTTTCCCTCAGCttgttttcagcattttgaCACAGAACAGAATTATCTCCACTTCTGCATGTATAACTCAAGCTTTTCTTATCCATCTGTATGGTGCTGGAAACCTTCTGATATTAAGTGTCATGGCATATGATAGATACATTGCAATATGCAATCCACTTAAATATAATACTATCATGACTTCAAATTTTGTTATCAGAATAATCTCTCTTATATGGCTTTTAGATTTCGTAGTTATTACCTTACTGTTTGCTTTAACTTTACGGTTTAACATTTGTAGGACAGATATTGAAGATCTGTATTGTAACAATCCATCATTTCAAAAATTGTCCTGCGGGGACAACCGTGTAAGCAACTATTATGGAATATTCATAACATGCATGCTTAATGGAGGTTCACTGTTAATAATAGCTTACACATATGCACAGATTTTGCGTACATGCGTTATGAATAATAACACTGACAGCAGGAAAAAAGCGTTTCAAACATGTGGAACCCATTTAGTCGTTTTTTTAGTCCTGCAAATTAATAGTGCCTTTACAATCATCTCTCATCGCTTTCAGAACGTGTCCCCTTTTCTGAGAAGGGCTTGTGGGGTGTCTATTCTGATCTTTCCACCATTATTAGACCCAATAATATATGGACTTAAAACCAAAGAACTAAAGAAAAGTATAATAACATTTCTTAAAAGGCAAGTGGGACCAACAAAGtag
- the LOC102223361 gene encoding olfactory receptor 52J3-like: MENSSFGISSPLTLETFFIPPGGKYPIFLFGLAIYLFGMSCNLTLISLIILKKNLHKPMYFILISLPVNDLIGITAMLPKILSNIVTETPEVSYPLCVLQAFLLHMCAGGILFVLAAMAFDRYIAICMPLRYSSVMTPRIVALIIFLVWSSDFVCILSLFSLQSGLPRCRSVILNVFCDNPSLLKLTCGNIILNNIIGLFITVFIQVLSMSIQAYSYFKILVACLSRKQSDAKAKAVNTCVAQVVILVMFEIAGTFTVLSHRFKDISPDLQKVMGMLMFILPPLINPIVYGLYTSEIRRTFLSVFKSRICF; this comes from the coding sequence atggaaaacagctCATTTGGAATTAGTTCTCCACTAACACTGGAGACATTTTTTATTCCACCTGGAGGAAAGTatccaatatttttgtttggtctAGCCATTTACCTATTTGGAATGTCATGCAACCTGACTCTGATATCTTTGATTATTCTGAAGAAAAACCTTCACAAGCCTATGTATTTTATCTTGATTAGTCTGCCGGTGAATGATCTAATCGGAATAACTGCCATGCTtccaaaaatactttcaaatatTGTTACAGAGACTCCGGAAGTTTCCTATCCGCTCTGTGTTCTACAAGCTTTTCTTCTGCACATGTGCGCCGGTGgaattttgtttgttcttgCAGCAATGGCGTTTGATCGTTACATTGCCATCTGTATGCCATTACGCTACAGCTCTGTCATGACTCCAAGGATTGTCGCTCTTATTATTTTCCTGGTTTGGAGTTCTGACTTTGTCTGTATCCTGTCACTATTTTCTCTTCAGTCTGGGCTGCCCAGGTGCAGATCTGTAATACTGAATGTATTTTGTGACAATCCATCTCTCCTGAAGCTCACGTGTGGGAACATAATTCTCAACAACATAATTGGGCTATTTATCACAGTTTTCATACAAGTTCTAAGTATGTCTATTCAGGCCTATTCTTACTTTAAAATTCTGGTTGCATGTTTGAGTAGGAAGCAATCTGATGCAAAGGCGAAAGCAGTGAACACATGTGTTGCACAGGTGGTTATTCTTGTCATGTTTGAGATTGCAGGAACTTTCACTGTTTTATCGCATAGGTTCAAAGATATTTCCCCTGACTTACAAAAGGTAATGGGGatgctaatgtttattttacctCCACTTATTAACCCCATTGTGTATGGCCTCTATACCAGTGAAATACGCAGAACCTTTCTGAGTGTCTTCAAGAGCAgaatatgtttttga